Proteins encoded by one window of Vigna radiata var. radiata cultivar VC1973A chromosome 5, Vradiata_ver6, whole genome shotgun sequence:
- the LOC106761694 gene encoding putative leucine-rich repeat receptor-like serine/threonine-protein kinase At2g24130, which translates to MSNSSTPPNECCIVIAKKASFYDQSHNMVFLQTLFFLLLVTFGHSFPRHHHHHHHPSHSLLTDRAALLEFRKTIVSDPFSSLANWYETVPVCNFTGVECDRSHNRVIRLILYDKGLVGLLSPVLSNLTGLHNLEIVRSHLFGIIPPEFSNLRRIHSIIIEGNNLHGSIPDSFSTLSKLNILVIKENNISGSLPPSLFSNCTLLNVVDFSSNSLSGQIPEEIGNCKILWSISLYNNLFTGQLPVSLTNLSLQHLDVEYNYLSGELPSKFVGSWPYLLYLHLSYNNMVSHDSNTNLDPFFTALKNNSNLEELELAGMGLGGRFTDTLPSQLTNIRTLLLQENQIFGSIPRSLANLSRLFILNLTSNLLNGTISSDIFTLPWLEQLFLSRNHFKNPIPEAIGKCLNLGLLDLSHNQFSGRIPDSLGNLVRLNSLFLNNNLLSGTIPPTLGRCSNLYRLDLSHNRLTGSIPLKLAGLREIRIFINVSHNHLEGDLPIELSKLEKVQEIDLSSNYLTGSIFPQISGCIAVSMINFSNNFLQGEIPQSLGDLRNLESFDVSRNQLSGLIPAKLGKIETLTFLNLSFNNLEGKIPSGGIFNSVSNLSFLGNPKLCGKIEGISLCSQRRRWIHARLLLIILILVIFVSTLLSIIFCVIGCKHLKVMISSQRTEARKNAARTELISNFPRITYKELSDATGGFDNQRLVGSGSYGRVYRGVLADGTPIAVKVLHLQSGNSTKSFNRECQVLKRIRHRNLIRIITACSLPDFKALVLPYMTNGSLESCLYPSSGSSDLSIVQRVNICSDIAEGMAYLHHHSPVRVIHCDLKPSNCLLNDDMTALVSDFGVARLLMSAGVGATDNMGNSSANLLFGSIGYIAPEYGFGSSSSIKGDVYSFGILVLEMVTRRRPLDDMFVGGLSLHKWVKVHFQGRVEKVVDPALVTASRDQSQEVRKMWEVAISELIELGLLCTQESPSTRPTMLDAADDLDRLKRYLNGDTAGTFASSLGISSSTIGGDC; encoded by the exons ATGTCAAACTCTTCAACTCCCCCAAATGAGTGTTGCATTGTTATTGCTAAAAAAGCCAGCTTTTATGACCAATCACACAACATGGTTTTCTTACAAACCTTGTTCTTCCTTTTACTTGTAACATTTGGTCACTCTTTTCCAAggcaccaccaccaccaccaccacccttCTCATTCTTTACTCACCGATAGAGCTGCGCTTCTGGAATTCAGAAAAACAATCGTATCAGACCCGTTTTCCTCACTTGCAAACTGGTATGAAACTGTTCCTGTGTGCAACTTCACGGGTGTTGAATGTGACAGATCCCATAATCGTGTTATACGACTAATCCTATATGATAAAGGTCTTGTGGGGCTCCTTTCACCTGTTCTTTCCAATCTCACTGGACTGCATAACCTTGAGATAGTTCGAAGTCACCTATTTGGTATTATTCCCCCTGAATTTTCCAACCTCAGACGCATTCACAGCATCATCATTGAAGGGAATAATTTGCATGGCTCAATACCAGATTCCTTTTCCACGCTTTCCAAGCTTAACATTCTAGTCATTAAGGAAAATAACATATCGGGTTCGCTTCCTCCATCTCTCTTTTCAAACTGCACTCTGCTAAATGTTGTAGACTTCTCCAGCAACTCATTAAGTGGTCAAATCCCTGAAGAGATTGGAAACTGCAAAATCCTGTGGAGTATCAGTTTATACAATAATCTATTCACTGGTCAGCTTCCTGTCTCGCTGACCAATCTATCGCTTCAACATTTAGATGTGGAGTACAATTATCTATCTGGCGAATTACCTTCTAAGTTTGTTGGCAGCTGGCCTTATCTCCTTTACCTTCATTTATCATACAACAATATGGTAAGCCATGATAGCAACACCAATCTTGATCCTTTTTTCACTGCTCTCAAAAACAACAGTAATCTAGAGGAACTTGAATTGGCGGGAATGGGCCTTGGGGGAAGGTTCACCGATACTCTCCCCAGCCAACTCACCAACATAAGAACCCTGCTACTTCAGGAAAACCAAATTTTTGGATCAATTCCTCGCAGCTTAGCCAACCTTTCAAGGCTTTTTATTCTGAATTTAACATCCAATCTTCTGAATGGAACTATATCCTCAGATATATTCACATTGCCATGGTTGGAACAACTTTTCTTGTCACGCAACCATTTCAAAAATCCAATTCCAGAAGCAATAGGCAAGTGTCTCAATCTGGGTCTATTGGATCTGTCACATAACCAATTCTCAGGCAGGATTCCAGACAGTTTGGGAAATTTGGTTAGACTAAATTCATTGTTTCTCAACAATAATCTTCTCTCAGGAACAATACCTCCCACATTGGGACGGTGCAGTAATCTGTACAGGCTTGATTTATCCCACAATAGATTAACAGGAAGCATCCCACTGAAACTGGCAGGCTTGCGCGAGATCAGAATTTTCATAAATGTTTCTCATAACCACCTTGAAGGTGACCTGCCAATTGAGCTCAGCAAATTAGAAAAGGTTCAGGAGATAGATCTTTCGTCGAACTACCTGACTGGAAGTATCTTCCCTCAGATATCAGGATGTATTGCTGTTTCAATGATTAATTTTTCGAACAACTTCCTTCAAGGGGAGATCCCTCAGTCCCTGGGTGATCTGAGGAACCTTGAATCTTTTGATGTTTCACGAAATCAATTATCTGGATTGATACCAGCAAAACTTGGCAAAATTGAAACGCTCACTTTTCTCAATTTATCATTTAACAATCTGGAAGGAAAGATTCCATCTGGTGGTATCTTTAATTCAGTTTCAAACTTGTCATTCTTAGGGAATCCAAAACTCTGTGGGAAGATTGAAGGCATATCTTTGTGCTCTCAAAGGAGAAGATGGATTCATGCTCGTTTGTTATTGATTATATTGATTTTGGTGATCTTCGTATCAACCTTGTTGTCAATAATTTTCTGTGTAATTGGATGCAAGCATCTTAAAGTAATGATCAGCTCTCAGAGGACTGAGGCAAGAAAAAATGCAGCTAGAACAGAGTTGATTAGTAACTTCCCAAGAATCACGTACAAGGAACTGTCAGATGCCACTGGAGGATTTGACAATCAGAGACTTGTTGGATCAGGTAGTTATGGACGTGTCTATAGAGGTGTTCTCGCGGATGGGACACCAATAGCAGTCAAGGTGCTGCATTTGCAATCTGGAAATTCTACCAAGAGCTTCAACAGAGAATGCCaagttttgaagagaattaGACACAGGAATCTTATAAGGATTATCACAGCATGTAGCCTACCCGATTTTAAGGCTCTTGTTCTACCTTATATGACCAATGGCAGCTTGGAGAGTTGCCTCTATCCTTCTTCTGGATCATCAGACTTGAGTATTGTCCAGAGGGTGAATATTTGCAGTGATATAGCTGAAGGGATGGCCTATTTGCATCATCATTCTCCTGTCAGAGTCATACACTGTGATCTAAAACCAAGCAATTGTCTCCTCAATGATGACATGACAGCTCTCGTCTCTGATTTTGGGGTTGCAAGGCTGCTTATGAGTGCTGGAGTTGGGGCTACTGATAACATGGGCAACTCTAGTGCAAATTTGCTTTTTGGGTCTATTGGATACATTGCACCAG AATATGGATTTGGATCCAGTTCATCTATCAAAGGAGATGTCTATAGCTTTGGCATTCTAGTTCTTGAGATGGTGACCAGAAGAAGACCATTAGATGACATGTTTGTTGGTGGGTTAAGTCTGCACAAATGGGTAAAGGTTCATTTTCAAGGAAGGGTAGAAAAAGTGGTAGATCCTGCTTTGGTGACAGCCTCAAGAGATCAATCCCAAGAGGTTAGAAAGATGTGGGAAGTAGCTATTTCAGAGTTAATCGAGTTGGGACTTCTCTGCACACAAGAGTCACCTTCGACAAGACCAACCATGCTTGATGCAGCAGATGACTTAGATCGTCTCAAGAGATACCTTAATGGAGACACAGCAGGAACTTTTGCCTCGTCTCTAGGAATTTCATCTTCCACAATAGGTGGTGACTGCTGA
- the LOC106761674 gene encoding shikimate O-hydroxycinnamoyltransferase, which produces MIKVKESTMVQPAEATPRKVLWNSDLDLLVGNYHTPSVYFYNPNGASNFFHSNILKEALSKTLVLFYPMAARLRHGHDHRVQIYCDGQGVLFVEAHATVAMDHFTQNLHHRNLIPTVDYSAGIETYPIVVLQITYFKCGGVSLGVGLQHHVADGASGIHFINAWSDVARGFGISVPPFIDKTLLRARDPPQPVFPHNEYQLSSPTTATTTTTTVVASILKLTRHQLSTLKGKWKEGGNSIKYSTYEMLAAHIWISVCKARGLGDEQETRLYIPIDGRWRLQPPLPPGYFGNVIFSTVPVAVVGELVSKPTWYAADKIHKAIMRMDNEYLRSAVDYLELQPDLNGLVRGAHTFGCPNVGINSWVKFPVYDADFGWGRPIFMRPGWIIHEGLSIITPTSTNDGSLYLTIALPPHHMNLFQQFFFEI; this is translated from the exons ATGATTAAAGTGAAGGAGTCGACAATGGTGCAACCTGCGGAGGCGACACCGCGGAAGGTATTGTGGAACTCAGATCTGGATTTGCTAGTGGGGAATTACCACACTCCCAGTGTCTATTTCTACAACCCAAACGGAGCTTCCAATTTCTTCCATTCCAACATCTTGAAAGAAGCTCTCAGTAAGACCCTCGTCCTTTTCTACCCAATGGCCGCCCGTCTCCGCCACGGTCACGACCACCGTGTCCAGATTTATTGTGACGGTCAAGGTGTACTTTTCGTTGAGGCTCATGCCACCGTTGCCATGGACCACTTCACTCAAAACCTTCACCATCGCAACCTTATCCCCACGGTGGATTATTCCGCCGGGATTGAGACATATCCGATAGTGGTGTTACAG ATAACATATTTCAAATGTGGAGGGGTGTCATTAGGTGTCGGTCTACAACACCACGTAGCAGATGGAGCATCGGGGATTCACTTCATCAATGCATGGTCCGATGTGGCTCGTGGCTTCGGCATTTCCGTTCCTCCGTTCATTGACAAGACCCTACTTCGTGCCAGGGATCCACCTCAACCTGTTTTTCCTCACAACGAATACCAGCTGTCATCACCCACCACCgcgaccaccaccaccaccactgtAGTTGCCTCTATCTTAAAATTGACTCGTCACCAACTGAGCACCCTCAAGGGTAAGTGGAAAGAAGGTGGCAACAGCATCAAGTATAGCACTTATGAGATGTTGGCAGCTCATATATGGATAAGTGTGTGCAAAGCAAGAGGCCTTGGTGATGAGCAAGAAACCAGACTGTATATTCCGATTGATGGAAGGTGGAGGCTGCAACCTCCCCTTCCTCCTGGTTACTTTGGCAATGTCATTTTCTCCACCGTTCCCGTCGCAGTGGTAGGAGAACTCGTGTCAAAACCTACATGGTATGCTGCAGACAAAATCCATAAAGCAATAATGAGAATGGACAACGAATATTTGAGGTCAGCTGTTGACTATCTAGAGCTACAACCTGATCTGAATGGTCTTGTTCGTGGGGCACATACTTTTGGGTGTCCCAATGTTGGCATCAATAGCTGGGTCAAGTTTCCGGTCTATGATGCTGACTTTGGTTGGGGAAGACCCATCTTCATGAGACCTGGTTGGATTATACACGAGGGGCTATCAATCATAACTCCAACATCAACGAATGATGGCAGCTTATACTTGACAATTGCTCTACCACCTCACCATATGAACTTGTTTCAACAATTCTTTTTTGAGATTTGA